GGCGCATATCAGCAGCTACTTCTACGACGATGACTATGGCCAGACTGGCTACAGGATATCGTTCTGGATTATGACGGACCAGATGCTCGCAGCCTGGCAGATGGCGACGGAGAAGTTCGGGGATCCAGACCAAGGCTACAGCTGCGCGTGGAAGGAAGTTGGCCCAGATCCGGGCCCGGCTGGTGCGAGATGCCGGACGCTTTGGCCGCACGGTCCTTCGGGGAATGATGGCCCAATTACGTGGTGATTCTTCAAAACGATATAAACTCTTGAGGAGAATGCGACATGTCGATTTGGTTAATGGATCGAAGGCTAACTGTGAAGGTGGGGCTAATGTTGTGTGCATGTTTGCTGGTAGGCTATTCCCTTTGGACCCAAGTGAGCGCCGAGCCGGTTGTGATCAACTACACGTCCGGTAACCTAATGAACTGCCTGGCGCTTCACAACGGGTTGGTCTGGATCGGGACAACCGGCGGATTGGTCCGGTTTAATCCAGAAACGGGCGAGAGGCTGAAGTTCACGCCCGCCGACTCACGTGGCTCCTGCGCAATAGCGCACATTGCCATCGACTCCCGAGGCGTCTTATGGGCTTCCCACGAAGACCTTTATGGTAACTCCACGGTGGGCCTGCTGGAGTTCGATGGAATTCAGTGGCAGTCGGGATACTCCGCAATGAACGTCTATAATATCGCCGCGGACGAACTAGGCTACGTCTGGTTCTTGTACGGGGCAGACATGATGCGGTTTGACGGCACTTCTTTCCGAAGTTGGAGCCTGCCGTATTATCAGTCTGCCCCTGAGCTCTACGATTCGGAGCTGGATGCGTCGCAAGGCAAAGCCTGGTCGATTATCCGGGAGAGAGTATATACATTCGACGGCTTTGATGTGGAGGTTACAGACACGCCGATCCAGGATTGGTATTTCTTTCGGCTAGCGGCCGATAGAGGTCACGGCGCCTGGCTGGCAAACGGCGACGGCCTATGGCGTTTTGAGGACCAATCATACACATCTTACAGATTCCCCAACGGTGACAAGTGGACCTGGGTTCAACTTGTCCGCGTTGACAATAGCAGCACCAAATGGGTTGTTGGACGGATATATGGTGACTGGGAAGATCATGGCGACGCAGCGAGTCTGTCCAAGGACGGCGTCTGGCGAGTTTACCGGAACGTATGGCCGTCTTTTTTAGATATTGGTGGTCGAGTAGAGGACCTGAGGTTTGACGCGAGCAACGCCGCGTGGGTTCTTCCTAGTTCTGTATTAACTGATCAGAACGAGGAGCGCCCTTTCCTCATCCGCTACGATGGCCAGAGCCTTGAGTCGTTCTGGGCGTTTGACCCAGTTGTGGGTACAATCGCGGAGCGGCTGTGCATAGACGATGGAGGAAGCGTGTGGTTTACCTCCCTCAAGAAGTGGTATACGGTCCCGCGCTATCTCACGCGTTGGGATGGTGGTGACGTTGACATTCTCTGGCCTGGCCGGCGTGAGCTTCCGGACAAGATCAACTCGATGGCATGCGCGCCGGACGGTGATGTCTGGTTCGGGACGGACGAGGGCGCGTACCGGTTCGACGGGCGAGACTGGGACGAG
This DNA window, taken from bacterium, encodes the following:
- a CDS encoding two-component regulator propeller domain-containing protein, producing MSIWLMDRRLTVKVGLMLCACLLVGYSLWTQVSAEPVVINYTSGNLMNCLALHNGLVWIGTTGGLVRFNPETGERLKFTPADSRGSCAIAHIAIDSRGVLWASHEDLYGNSTVGLLEFDGIQWQSGYSAMNVYNIAADELGYVWFLYGADMMRFDGTSFRSWSLPYYQSAPELYDSELDASQGKAWSIIRERVYTFDGFDVEVTDTPIQDWYFFRLAADRGHGAWLANGDGLWRFEDQSYTSYRFPNGDKWTWVQLVRVDNSSTKWVVGRIYGDWEDHGDAASLSKDGVWRVYRNVWPSFLDIGGRVEDLRFDASNAAWVLPSSVLTDQNEERPFLIRYDGQSLESFWAFDPVVGTIAERLCIDDGGSVWFTSLKKWYTVPRYLTRWDGGDVDILWPGRRELPDKINSMACAPDGDVWFGTDEGAYRFDGRDWDESLPARRVSEVKIGPDGQVLAVCYVSDYARVVRRFDGDRWITEYEPDWSGQEISDVALDSKGVLWVSCGSSYEDPPYDYAGIRSWDGEKERKYELGCEYSAIVVDDDDVVWATCGYITEIANGRVTRRWYKADLGGCGAAAPLFVDSQNRKWCQGLQYEADSYHYQPGLLSIDGDEQVQFYSTTDGLCSGEINDIDEDSYGNIWVSTERGISVLLAEESFHLEADAAPDALKGRASLSYLGPPTSVDLYVAIQAPSGQLFYVAPQGAAPPFPIFYAAFDGSTEFLEPGPSYSGPGSIPNTPDMKDLAAPALPRPDPPDGNGPTGLALFAYPVPYFANVPLPAYGAID